A genomic region of Dioscorea cayenensis subsp. rotundata cultivar TDr96_F1 chromosome 25, TDr96_F1_v2_PseudoChromosome.rev07_lg8_w22 25.fasta, whole genome shotgun sequence contains the following coding sequences:
- the LOC120252943 gene encoding uncharacterized protein LOC120252943 isoform X3, with amino-acid sequence MGRLSSEERDVRLKRHLMAAKELHPALISPECEYKVLQRLMGGLLAVVLKPREAQCPLVRCFSREFLTCLVMQPVMNFASPGYVNEIIEYILLNIKDTKPEGSTNNSSNATGSVKDSSVNIGNPHPEPELDMTITSHQSGDTALAKKDVNATLKTSEDIHPYTSHEDSAHHAQPRPAEWAMMLDAATKRRSQVLAPENLENMWTKGRNYKKKSANLVKADTPSLPVKTISEISNISSYAGITAKEMLEVNERTAVIEDKYVVHLMHGSSQSSGSSIATDKASRVSEYLVREQPTQGGHLGDGCEETDMKSAKSNNSQLKRSSSSPDIDTLIMGNSGEPLCIKDFYSPKFSSLKTDARATPTHGEGLSRVPKIKCRVVGAYFENTGSKSFAVYAIAVTDAENKTWFVKRRYRNFERLHRHLKDIPNYSLHLPPKRFLSSSIDDYFVHQRCILLDKYLQDLLSIGNVAEQHEVWDFLSASSKNYSHGKSTSVMKTLAVNVDDAMDDIVRQFKGVSDGLRRRVVGSPLSNITSSPIAEKTLTLSWNEEDIKGRSPSSSNVGTSHSLSDDEVPNEGLPSAITGWHSDNELKSKSFPPRIVKQGEKSVNLGLQRGHQSDKFDSAALNKFLSTRSSEVSDLFDDLDGIPPEWTPPNVSVPLLNLVDKVFLLNRRGWLRRQVFWMSKQILQLMMEDAIDDWILRQINLLRSEEIIAQGIRWVQNVLWPNGTFFIKLESGQAKSGDVHLGQKGVPTSSKRSGVGATGSSSFEAQLEAARRASDVKKMILGGAPTTLVSLIGHKQYRRSAKDVYFFLQSSICLKQLAYSMLELVLLSLFPELRDLVTDIHNKAQYQQPL; translated from the exons ATGGGAAGACTGTCTTCTGAAGAAAGGGATGTAAGATTGAAGCGCCATCTAATGGCTGCTAAGGAACTTCACCCTGCTTTGATATCTCCAGAGTGTGAATACAAG GTTCTTCAACGGTTAATGGGAGGGCTTTTAGCTGTTGTCCTGAAACCACGGGAGGCTCAATGCCCTCTAGTTCGTTGCTTCAGTCGAGAATTTTTGACCTGCTTGGTTATGCAGCCTGTGATGAATTTTGCCAGCCCCGG gtatgtcaatgaaataattgaGTATATTCTCCTTAACATTAAAGACACCAAACCAGAAGGAAGTACCAACAACTCCAGTAATGCAACTGGTTCTGTTAAAGATTCTTCAGTTAATATAGGAAATCCTCATCCTGAACCAGAGTTGGATATGACTATCACTTCCCATCAGTCAGGTGATACAGCATTGGCTAAGAAGGATGTGAATGCGACACTTAAGACTTCTGAAGATATTCATCCATACACATCACACGAAGATTCTGCTCATCATGCACAGCCTCGGCCTGCTGAGTGGGCCATGATGTTAGATGCTGCAACAAAAAGAAGATCTCAAGTCCTTGCTCCTGAAAATCTTGAGAACATGTGGACTAAAGGAAGAAACTATAAGAAAAAGAGTGCCAACCTTGTAAAAGCGGATACACCATCTTTACCTGTGAAGACAATTTCGGAAATTTCAAACATCAGTTCATATGCAGGAATCACAGCGAAGGAGATGTTAGAGGTGAATGAGAGGACTGCAGTCATAGAGGATAAGTATGTGGTTCATTTAATGCATGGATCCAGTCAAAGTTCAGGGTCGTCCATAGCAACAGACAAGGCTTCACGTGTTTCTGAATATCTGGTCAGGGAGCAGCCTACCCAGGGAGGTCATCTTGGTGATGGGTGTGAAGAAACAGACATGAAATCTGCCAAAAGCAACAATAGCCAACTCAAACGATCAAGCAGCAGTCCTGATATTGATACATTGATCATGGGTAACAGTGGTGAGCCACTGTGTATCAAAGACTTCTACAGCCCCAAGTTTAGTAGCCTTAAAACTGATGCAAGAGCAACGCCTACCCATGGTGAAGGATTGTCACGTGTGCCTAAAATCAAGTGCAGG gTTGTTGGGGCATATTTTGAGAATACTGGATCAAAATCTTTTGCAGTATATGCAATTGCTGTAACTGATGCGGAGAACAAGACCTGGTTTGTTAAAAGAAg ATATCGAAATTTTGAACGACTCCACCGGCATCTTAAGGATATACCTAACTACTCCCTACATTTGCCCCCAAAAAGGTTCCTTTCATCCAGCATTGATGATTATTTTGTTCACCAGCGATGCATTCTGCTTGACAAGTATTTACAA GATCTTCTTTCAATTGGCAATGTTGCAGAGCAACATGAAGTATGGGATTTTCTTAGTGCTTCTTCAAAG AATTATTctcatggaaaatccacatctGTGATGAAAACTTTAGCAG TCAATGTTGATGATGCCATGGATGATATTGTTCGTCAATTTAAAGGTGTTTCAGATGGTCTTCGTCGTAGAGTTGTTGGTTCTCCATTATCCAATATAACATCTTCTCCAATAGCTGAGAAGACCTTGACACTATCTTGGAATGAGGAGGATATAAAGGGACGTAGTCCTAGCAGCAGTAATGTTGGAACTTCACATAGTCTGTCTGATGATGAGGTCCCAAACGAAGGCCTCCCTTCTGCGATAACTGGATGGCACTCAGACAACGAATTGAAGTCGAAAAGTTTTCCACCTCGAATTGTTAAACAAGGGGAAAAATCAGTAAACTTGGGTCTTCAGAGAGGTCATCAATCAGATAAATTTGACAGTGCTGCTTTGAATAAGTTTTTATCAACCAGGTCTTCTGAAGTTTCTGACCTTTTTGATGATCTAGATGGGATCCCCCCTGAG TGGACACCCCCCAATGTAAGTGTGCCACTCCTGAATCTAGTGGATAAAGTATTTCTACTTAATCGACGAGGTTGGTTAAG AAGACAGGTCTTTTGGATGTCAAAACAAATTTTGCAGTTGATGATGGAGGATGCAATTGATGACTGGATTTTAAGGCAGATCAATCTCCTTAGGAGTGAAGAAATTATTGCTCAAGGGATTCGATGGGTCCAAAAT GTTCTATGGCCAAATGGTACATTCTTTATAAAGCTGGAGAGTGGTCAAGCAAAATCAGGTGATGTTCACCTTGGTCAAAAAGGAGTCCCAACTTCAAGTAAGAGATCTGGTGTTGGTGCAACTGGATCAAGCTCTTTCGAGGCCCAGCTTGAGGCTGCACGCAGAGCAAGTGATGTGAAGAAAATGATTCTTG GTGGAGCTCCAACGACGTTAGTCAGCTTAATTGGTCACAAACAATACCGCCGTTCCGCCAAAGACGTCTACTTCTTTCTTCAG TCATCCATCTGCCTAAAACAACTTGCGTATTCCATGCTCGAGCTGGTACTTCTCTCGTTGTTCCCAGAGCTCCGCGACCTAGTCACAGATATACACAACAAAGCACAATATCAACAACCCTTGTAA
- the LOC120252943 gene encoding uncharacterized protein LOC120252943 isoform X1, which translates to MRRRMARVQDLIEEFKVRTVYWAICIFAISYFLSHTSKSMWTNIPLSILILSAFRYLSYEVELRWKVQPNQRQTYLSHLEKKQISINDSRLSTAPTTKWRRKIDSPLVEAAINDFINKILQDFVLDLWYSSITPDKEAPELIRTIIFDALGEVSGRVKEINLVDLLTRDIIDLVGNHLDLYRKNQSEIGADVMGRLSSEERDVRLKRHLMAAKELHPALISPECEYKVLQRLMGGLLAVVLKPREAQCPLVRCFSREFLTCLVMQPVMNFASPGYVNEIIEYILLNIKDTKPEGSTNNSSNATGSVKDSSVNIGNPHPEPELDMTITSHQSGDTALAKKDVNATLKTSEDIHPYTSHEDSAHHAQPRPAEWAMMLDAATKRRSQVLAPENLENMWTKGRNYKKKSANLVKADTPSLPVKTISEISNISSYAGITAKEMLEVNERTAVIEDKYVVHLMHGSSQSSGSSIATDKASRVSEYLVREQPTQGGHLGDGCEETDMKSAKSNNSQLKRSSSSPDIDTLIMGNSGEPLCIKDFYSPKFSSLKTDARATPTHGEGLSRVPKIKCRVVGAYFENTGSKSFAVYAIAVTDAENKTWFVKRRYRNFERLHRHLKDIPNYSLHLPPKRFLSSSIDDYFVHQRCILLDKYLQDLLSIGNVAEQHEVWDFLSASSKNYSHGKSTSVMKTLAVNVDDAMDDIVRQFKGVSDGLRRRVVGSPLSNITSSPIAEKTLTLSWNEEDIKGRSPSSSNVGTSHSLSDDEVPNEGLPSAITGWHSDNELKSKSFPPRIVKQGEKSVNLGLQRGHQSDKFDSAALNKFLSTRSSEVSDLFDDLDGIPPEWTPPNVSVPLLNLVDKVFLLNRRGWLRRQVFWMSKQILQLMMEDAIDDWILRQINLLRSEEIIAQGIRWVQNVLWPNGTFFIKLESGQAKSGDVHLGQKGVPTSSKRSGVGATGSSSFEAQLEAARRASDVKKMILGGAPTTLVSLIGHKQYRRSAKDVYFFLQSSICLKQLAYSMLELVLLSLFPELRDLVTDIHNKAQYQQPL; encoded by the exons ATGAGAAGGCGGATGGCGAGAGTGCAGGATCTGATCGAGGAGTTCAAGGTCCGGACCGTCTATTGGGCCATCTGCATCTTCGCCATCTCTTACTTCTTGTCCC ATACGAGTAAATCAATGTGGACAAATATCCCCTTATCGATTCTCATTCTTTCTGCATTTCGTTATCTATCATATGAGGTGGAGCTTCGGTGGAAAGTGCAGCCCAACCAGAGACAAACATACTTATCTCACTTGGAAAAGAAGCAGATATCTATAAATGATTCCCGTCTTTCTACTGCGCCGACAACAAAATGGAGAAGAAAGATTGACTCACCCCTTGTGGAGGCTGCCATAAATGATTTTATCAACAAGATTTTGCAGGACTTTGTTTTAGATCTATGGTATTCATCTATCACACCTGATAAGGAGGCCCCAGAACTTATCCGCACAATAATTTTTGATGCCCTTGGTGAGGTTTCAGGAAGGGTTAAAGAGATCAACCTTGTTGACTTGTTAACAAG GGATATTATTGACTTAGTCGGCAATCATCTAGACCTTTACCGGAAAAATCAGTCAGAAATAGGCGCAGATGTCATGGGAAGACTGTCTTCTGAAGAAAGGGATGTAAGATTGAAGCGCCATCTAATGGCTGCTAAGGAACTTCACCCTGCTTTGATATCTCCAGAGTGTGAATACAAG GTTCTTCAACGGTTAATGGGAGGGCTTTTAGCTGTTGTCCTGAAACCACGGGAGGCTCAATGCCCTCTAGTTCGTTGCTTCAGTCGAGAATTTTTGACCTGCTTGGTTATGCAGCCTGTGATGAATTTTGCCAGCCCCGG gtatgtcaatgaaataattgaGTATATTCTCCTTAACATTAAAGACACCAAACCAGAAGGAAGTACCAACAACTCCAGTAATGCAACTGGTTCTGTTAAAGATTCTTCAGTTAATATAGGAAATCCTCATCCTGAACCAGAGTTGGATATGACTATCACTTCCCATCAGTCAGGTGATACAGCATTGGCTAAGAAGGATGTGAATGCGACACTTAAGACTTCTGAAGATATTCATCCATACACATCACACGAAGATTCTGCTCATCATGCACAGCCTCGGCCTGCTGAGTGGGCCATGATGTTAGATGCTGCAACAAAAAGAAGATCTCAAGTCCTTGCTCCTGAAAATCTTGAGAACATGTGGACTAAAGGAAGAAACTATAAGAAAAAGAGTGCCAACCTTGTAAAAGCGGATACACCATCTTTACCTGTGAAGACAATTTCGGAAATTTCAAACATCAGTTCATATGCAGGAATCACAGCGAAGGAGATGTTAGAGGTGAATGAGAGGACTGCAGTCATAGAGGATAAGTATGTGGTTCATTTAATGCATGGATCCAGTCAAAGTTCAGGGTCGTCCATAGCAACAGACAAGGCTTCACGTGTTTCTGAATATCTGGTCAGGGAGCAGCCTACCCAGGGAGGTCATCTTGGTGATGGGTGTGAAGAAACAGACATGAAATCTGCCAAAAGCAACAATAGCCAACTCAAACGATCAAGCAGCAGTCCTGATATTGATACATTGATCATGGGTAACAGTGGTGAGCCACTGTGTATCAAAGACTTCTACAGCCCCAAGTTTAGTAGCCTTAAAACTGATGCAAGAGCAACGCCTACCCATGGTGAAGGATTGTCACGTGTGCCTAAAATCAAGTGCAGG gTTGTTGGGGCATATTTTGAGAATACTGGATCAAAATCTTTTGCAGTATATGCAATTGCTGTAACTGATGCGGAGAACAAGACCTGGTTTGTTAAAAGAAg ATATCGAAATTTTGAACGACTCCACCGGCATCTTAAGGATATACCTAACTACTCCCTACATTTGCCCCCAAAAAGGTTCCTTTCATCCAGCATTGATGATTATTTTGTTCACCAGCGATGCATTCTGCTTGACAAGTATTTACAA GATCTTCTTTCAATTGGCAATGTTGCAGAGCAACATGAAGTATGGGATTTTCTTAGTGCTTCTTCAAAG AATTATTctcatggaaaatccacatctGTGATGAAAACTTTAGCAG TCAATGTTGATGATGCCATGGATGATATTGTTCGTCAATTTAAAGGTGTTTCAGATGGTCTTCGTCGTAGAGTTGTTGGTTCTCCATTATCCAATATAACATCTTCTCCAATAGCTGAGAAGACCTTGACACTATCTTGGAATGAGGAGGATATAAAGGGACGTAGTCCTAGCAGCAGTAATGTTGGAACTTCACATAGTCTGTCTGATGATGAGGTCCCAAACGAAGGCCTCCCTTCTGCGATAACTGGATGGCACTCAGACAACGAATTGAAGTCGAAAAGTTTTCCACCTCGAATTGTTAAACAAGGGGAAAAATCAGTAAACTTGGGTCTTCAGAGAGGTCATCAATCAGATAAATTTGACAGTGCTGCTTTGAATAAGTTTTTATCAACCAGGTCTTCTGAAGTTTCTGACCTTTTTGATGATCTAGATGGGATCCCCCCTGAG TGGACACCCCCCAATGTAAGTGTGCCACTCCTGAATCTAGTGGATAAAGTATTTCTACTTAATCGACGAGGTTGGTTAAG AAGACAGGTCTTTTGGATGTCAAAACAAATTTTGCAGTTGATGATGGAGGATGCAATTGATGACTGGATTTTAAGGCAGATCAATCTCCTTAGGAGTGAAGAAATTATTGCTCAAGGGATTCGATGGGTCCAAAAT GTTCTATGGCCAAATGGTACATTCTTTATAAAGCTGGAGAGTGGTCAAGCAAAATCAGGTGATGTTCACCTTGGTCAAAAAGGAGTCCCAACTTCAAGTAAGAGATCTGGTGTTGGTGCAACTGGATCAAGCTCTTTCGAGGCCCAGCTTGAGGCTGCACGCAGAGCAAGTGATGTGAAGAAAATGATTCTTG GTGGAGCTCCAACGACGTTAGTCAGCTTAATTGGTCACAAACAATACCGCCGTTCCGCCAAAGACGTCTACTTCTTTCTTCAG TCATCCATCTGCCTAAAACAACTTGCGTATTCCATGCTCGAGCTGGTACTTCTCTCGTTGTTCCCAGAGCTCCGCGACCTAGTCACAGATATACACAACAAAGCACAATATCAACAACCCTTGTAA
- the LOC120252943 gene encoding uncharacterized protein LOC120252943 isoform X2 produces MRRRMARVQDLIEEFKVRTVYWAICIFAISYFLSHTSKSMWTNIPLSILILSAFRYLSYEVELRWKVQPNQRQTYLSHLEKKQISINDSRLSTAPTTKWRRKIDSPLVEAAINDFINKILQDFVLDLWYSSITPDKEAPELIRTIIFDALGEVSGRVKEINLVDLLTRDIIDLVGNHLDLYRKNQSEIGADVMGRLSSEERDVRLKRHLMAAKELHPALISPECEYKVLQRLMGGLLAVVLKPREAQCPLVRCFSREFLTCLVMQPVMNFASPGYVNEIIEYILLNIKDTKPEGSTNNSSNATGSVKDSSVNIGNPHPEPELDMTITSHQSGDTALAKKDVNATLKTSEDIHPYTSHEDSAHHAQPRPAEWAMMLDAATKRRSQVLAPENLENMWTKGRNYKKKSANLVKADTPSLPVKTISEISNISSYAGITAKEMLEVNERTAVIEDKEQPTQGGHLGDGCEETDMKSAKSNNSQLKRSSSSPDIDTLIMGNSGEPLCIKDFYSPKFSSLKTDARATPTHGEGLSRVPKIKCRVVGAYFENTGSKSFAVYAIAVTDAENKTWFVKRRYRNFERLHRHLKDIPNYSLHLPPKRFLSSSIDDYFVHQRCILLDKYLQDLLSIGNVAEQHEVWDFLSASSKNYSHGKSTSVMKTLAVNVDDAMDDIVRQFKGVSDGLRRRVVGSPLSNITSSPIAEKTLTLSWNEEDIKGRSPSSSNVGTSHSLSDDEVPNEGLPSAITGWHSDNELKSKSFPPRIVKQGEKSVNLGLQRGHQSDKFDSAALNKFLSTRSSEVSDLFDDLDGIPPEWTPPNVSVPLLNLVDKVFLLNRRGWLRRQVFWMSKQILQLMMEDAIDDWILRQINLLRSEEIIAQGIRWVQNVLWPNGTFFIKLESGQAKSGDVHLGQKGVPTSSKRSGVGATGSSSFEAQLEAARRASDVKKMILGGAPTTLVSLIGHKQYRRSAKDVYFFLQSSICLKQLAYSMLELVLLSLFPELRDLVTDIHNKAQYQQPL; encoded by the exons ATGAGAAGGCGGATGGCGAGAGTGCAGGATCTGATCGAGGAGTTCAAGGTCCGGACCGTCTATTGGGCCATCTGCATCTTCGCCATCTCTTACTTCTTGTCCC ATACGAGTAAATCAATGTGGACAAATATCCCCTTATCGATTCTCATTCTTTCTGCATTTCGTTATCTATCATATGAGGTGGAGCTTCGGTGGAAAGTGCAGCCCAACCAGAGACAAACATACTTATCTCACTTGGAAAAGAAGCAGATATCTATAAATGATTCCCGTCTTTCTACTGCGCCGACAACAAAATGGAGAAGAAAGATTGACTCACCCCTTGTGGAGGCTGCCATAAATGATTTTATCAACAAGATTTTGCAGGACTTTGTTTTAGATCTATGGTATTCATCTATCACACCTGATAAGGAGGCCCCAGAACTTATCCGCACAATAATTTTTGATGCCCTTGGTGAGGTTTCAGGAAGGGTTAAAGAGATCAACCTTGTTGACTTGTTAACAAG GGATATTATTGACTTAGTCGGCAATCATCTAGACCTTTACCGGAAAAATCAGTCAGAAATAGGCGCAGATGTCATGGGAAGACTGTCTTCTGAAGAAAGGGATGTAAGATTGAAGCGCCATCTAATGGCTGCTAAGGAACTTCACCCTGCTTTGATATCTCCAGAGTGTGAATACAAG GTTCTTCAACGGTTAATGGGAGGGCTTTTAGCTGTTGTCCTGAAACCACGGGAGGCTCAATGCCCTCTAGTTCGTTGCTTCAGTCGAGAATTTTTGACCTGCTTGGTTATGCAGCCTGTGATGAATTTTGCCAGCCCCGG gtatgtcaatgaaataattgaGTATATTCTCCTTAACATTAAAGACACCAAACCAGAAGGAAGTACCAACAACTCCAGTAATGCAACTGGTTCTGTTAAAGATTCTTCAGTTAATATAGGAAATCCTCATCCTGAACCAGAGTTGGATATGACTATCACTTCCCATCAGTCAGGTGATACAGCATTGGCTAAGAAGGATGTGAATGCGACACTTAAGACTTCTGAAGATATTCATCCATACACATCACACGAAGATTCTGCTCATCATGCACAGCCTCGGCCTGCTGAGTGGGCCATGATGTTAGATGCTGCAACAAAAAGAAGATCTCAAGTCCTTGCTCCTGAAAATCTTGAGAACATGTGGACTAAAGGAAGAAACTATAAGAAAAAGAGTGCCAACCTTGTAAAAGCGGATACACCATCTTTACCTGTGAAGACAATTTCGGAAATTTCAAACATCAGTTCATATGCAGGAATCACAGCGAAGGAGATGTTAGAGGTGAATGAGAGGACTGCAGTCATAGAGGATAA GGAGCAGCCTACCCAGGGAGGTCATCTTGGTGATGGGTGTGAAGAAACAGACATGAAATCTGCCAAAAGCAACAATAGCCAACTCAAACGATCAAGCAGCAGTCCTGATATTGATACATTGATCATGGGTAACAGTGGTGAGCCACTGTGTATCAAAGACTTCTACAGCCCCAAGTTTAGTAGCCTTAAAACTGATGCAAGAGCAACGCCTACCCATGGTGAAGGATTGTCACGTGTGCCTAAAATCAAGTGCAGG gTTGTTGGGGCATATTTTGAGAATACTGGATCAAAATCTTTTGCAGTATATGCAATTGCTGTAACTGATGCGGAGAACAAGACCTGGTTTGTTAAAAGAAg ATATCGAAATTTTGAACGACTCCACCGGCATCTTAAGGATATACCTAACTACTCCCTACATTTGCCCCCAAAAAGGTTCCTTTCATCCAGCATTGATGATTATTTTGTTCACCAGCGATGCATTCTGCTTGACAAGTATTTACAA GATCTTCTTTCAATTGGCAATGTTGCAGAGCAACATGAAGTATGGGATTTTCTTAGTGCTTCTTCAAAG AATTATTctcatggaaaatccacatctGTGATGAAAACTTTAGCAG TCAATGTTGATGATGCCATGGATGATATTGTTCGTCAATTTAAAGGTGTTTCAGATGGTCTTCGTCGTAGAGTTGTTGGTTCTCCATTATCCAATATAACATCTTCTCCAATAGCTGAGAAGACCTTGACACTATCTTGGAATGAGGAGGATATAAAGGGACGTAGTCCTAGCAGCAGTAATGTTGGAACTTCACATAGTCTGTCTGATGATGAGGTCCCAAACGAAGGCCTCCCTTCTGCGATAACTGGATGGCACTCAGACAACGAATTGAAGTCGAAAAGTTTTCCACCTCGAATTGTTAAACAAGGGGAAAAATCAGTAAACTTGGGTCTTCAGAGAGGTCATCAATCAGATAAATTTGACAGTGCTGCTTTGAATAAGTTTTTATCAACCAGGTCTTCTGAAGTTTCTGACCTTTTTGATGATCTAGATGGGATCCCCCCTGAG TGGACACCCCCCAATGTAAGTGTGCCACTCCTGAATCTAGTGGATAAAGTATTTCTACTTAATCGACGAGGTTGGTTAAG AAGACAGGTCTTTTGGATGTCAAAACAAATTTTGCAGTTGATGATGGAGGATGCAATTGATGACTGGATTTTAAGGCAGATCAATCTCCTTAGGAGTGAAGAAATTATTGCTCAAGGGATTCGATGGGTCCAAAAT GTTCTATGGCCAAATGGTACATTCTTTATAAAGCTGGAGAGTGGTCAAGCAAAATCAGGTGATGTTCACCTTGGTCAAAAAGGAGTCCCAACTTCAAGTAAGAGATCTGGTGTTGGTGCAACTGGATCAAGCTCTTTCGAGGCCCAGCTTGAGGCTGCACGCAGAGCAAGTGATGTGAAGAAAATGATTCTTG GTGGAGCTCCAACGACGTTAGTCAGCTTAATTGGTCACAAACAATACCGCCGTTCCGCCAAAGACGTCTACTTCTTTCTTCAG TCATCCATCTGCCTAAAACAACTTGCGTATTCCATGCTCGAGCTGGTACTTCTCTCGTTGTTCCCAGAGCTCCGCGACCTAGTCACAGATATACACAACAAAGCACAATATCAACAACCCTTGTAA